In one Polynucleobacter sp. JS-JIR-5-A7 genomic region, the following are encoded:
- a CDS encoding glycosyltransferase family 9 protein, protein MTISVNTMRAIDHWVGVPLCAIASPLVVLIDGVKRIFSRGPKTPKKLLFIELSEMGSAILVDPAMRNAQARGAELFFLIFKSNRASLTLLNTVKPENIFTIDSSSLGGLIKDTLRFLLVARAHRIDTVIDLELFSRFTALLTGLCGARHRVGYHIFHGEGLWRGFMLTRKVHYNPHIHITKNFLSLIHAAFAKEIEVPFSKIQIPDSEVKLEQAIIHPDVMKKVLARIEKKAAEAGIPYTYGKNRLILINPNASDLLPQRRWAQQRFSELIQAVNQRYPNDLILITGSPTEFVYVDKVRSVANVKNALNFAGQVTFTELPPLYTLSDVMVTNDSGPGHFSAVTPLRTVVLFGPETPALYGSIGNSIAITANLACSPCVSAANHRKTPCQDNVCMQAISVAQVLDKVTVQLQEADRAKGRSAG, encoded by the coding sequence ATGACTATTAGCGTCAATACCATGCGTGCCATTGATCATTGGGTTGGAGTACCCCTTTGCGCAATTGCCAGCCCATTAGTGGTATTGATAGATGGTGTAAAAAGAATTTTTAGCCGTGGTCCAAAAACTCCCAAGAAATTACTGTTTATCGAACTCTCCGAAATGGGGAGCGCCATCTTGGTTGACCCAGCGATGCGCAATGCACAAGCGCGTGGCGCTGAATTATTTTTCTTAATCTTTAAGAGCAATCGCGCTAGTCTCACCCTTTTAAATACGGTTAAGCCAGAAAATATTTTCACGATTGACTCTTCAAGCTTGGGTGGATTAATTAAAGACACCTTGCGCTTTTTGCTCGTCGCCCGTGCACATCGCATCGATACCGTGATTGATCTTGAGCTCTTCTCACGCTTTACTGCCCTTCTCACTGGACTATGTGGTGCTCGTCATCGCGTGGGCTATCACATTTTTCACGGGGAAGGTTTATGGCGTGGCTTCATGCTTACCCGCAAGGTGCATTACAACCCGCACATTCACATTACTAAAAACTTTCTCTCTTTAATTCATGCAGCTTTTGCAAAAGAGATTGAAGTGCCTTTTAGCAAAATTCAGATTCCGGATTCTGAAGTCAAACTTGAGCAAGCCATCATCCATCCAGATGTTATGAAAAAAGTGCTTGCTCGGATTGAAAAGAAAGCTGCTGAAGCCGGCATTCCCTATACCTATGGAAAAAATCGCCTCATTTTGATTAATCCGAATGCTAGCGATCTCTTGCCACAACGTCGCTGGGCGCAACAGCGCTTCTCGGAGCTCATTCAAGCTGTAAACCAGCGCTATCCAAACGATTTAATTCTGATTACGGGCTCCCCTACTGAATTTGTCTATGTCGATAAAGTGCGCTCTGTTGCCAATGTTAAAAATGCTCTGAACTTTGCAGGCCAAGTTACCTTTACTGAATTGCCACCGCTGTACACGCTATCTGATGTGATGGTGACCAATGATTCTGGCCCAGGTCACTTCTCTGCAGTGACACCACTCAGAACAGTGGTTCTGTTTGGACCAGAGACGCCCGCCCTCTACGGCTCTATTGGTAACTCTATTGCAATCACCGCCAATCTTGCTTGCTCACCTTGTGTGAGCGCAGCTAATCATCGCAAAACACCTTGTCAAGATAATGTCTGCATGCAAGCCATTTCGGTTGCGCAAGTATTAGATAAAGTGACTGTTCAATTGCAAGAAGCGGATAGAGCAAAAGGTCGTTCAGCTGGATGA
- a CDS encoding phosphatase PAP2 family protein: MSKTAIPKLAWFVPLAPIALAAAIYFGEFQSSSFLFINRLTQLLPDTVWAWLTFLGNGWGIFALAFPLLLLAPRLLTAGLFAGALSAIASTILKNGFDLPRPAGLLENGSFYRIGEPLLHKALPSGHTLTAFAIASALYFVSSRAKRSHLLPLFLVAALVGLSRSAVGAHWLTDVLAGAGVGIWCGMLGALLAQYVPENQLSLKNLWPRLIALGGVVAIYAHYTQIMDLELNLPLQYASIAIVAITFIFFVKAQFNNSPGNPE; this comes from the coding sequence ATGAGCAAGACAGCAATCCCCAAACTAGCTTGGTTTGTCCCGCTTGCTCCTATCGCTCTTGCTGCAGCGATTTACTTTGGGGAATTTCAAAGTAGTAGCTTTTTATTCATTAATCGTCTTACCCAGTTATTGCCTGACACAGTTTGGGCCTGGCTCACTTTTCTAGGAAATGGCTGGGGCATATTTGCATTGGCATTTCCGCTACTCCTTTTAGCGCCCCGCTTACTCACTGCCGGTTTATTTGCAGGTGCCCTCTCCGCAATTGCCAGCACAATTCTCAAAAACGGGTTTGATCTTCCAAGACCAGCTGGTCTTTTAGAGAATGGTAGTTTTTATCGCATTGGCGAGCCCCTGCTGCATAAAGCATTGCCATCAGGTCACACCCTTACGGCTTTCGCGATTGCCAGTGCACTGTATTTTGTCTCCAGCAGAGCGAAGCGTAGCCATCTATTGCCACTGTTCTTGGTTGCAGCATTAGTAGGCTTATCGCGCAGCGCAGTTGGTGCACATTGGCTCACAGACGTATTGGCCGGAGCAGGCGTTGGCATTTGGTGTGGGATGTTGGGTGCCCTACTTGCACAATACGTTCCAGAGAATCAACTATCCCTCAAGAATCTTTGGCCTCGCTTGATTGCTCTTGGCGGTGTTGTAGCTATCTATGCGCATTACACCCAAATTATGGATCTTGAATTAAATCTGCCATTGCAATATGCCTCCATTGCCATCGTAGCTATCACCTTCATATTTTTTGTTAAAGCGCAATTTAACAACTCACCTGGCAACCCAGAATAG
- a CDS encoding 23S rRNA (adenine(2030)-N(6))-methyltransferase RlmJ, translating to MFSYRHAFHAGSHADILKHLTLIHLVEYLQEKPVALTMVDTHAGAGIYSLEDGFAAVSKEAEGGIYRLLKFKDAGNPIPESVQTYLDCIKAENVGGDLKTYPGSPFILARLLRPQDRLKLFELHPKEIDILRHNIGELKQSKQIDIYAEDSFSRLKGLLPPPSRRGLVLIDPSYEDKQDYRYLELAIEEALQRFATGCYAVWYPILSRRESIALPDRMKKICAAHQRSWLHTELRVENAPGERRLQASGMFIINPPWTLEKHLADALPTLTKALGIDGGAQFLLKSFEA from the coding sequence ATGTTTAGCTATCGACATGCTTTTCATGCTGGCAGCCATGCTGACATTCTCAAGCACCTTACCCTTATTCATCTTGTAGAGTATTTACAAGAAAAACCGGTAGCCTTGACGATGGTCGACACCCATGCTGGTGCTGGTATCTATAGCCTAGAGGATGGATTTGCTGCTGTGAGCAAAGAAGCAGAAGGTGGAATATATCGTTTATTGAAATTCAAAGATGCGGGCAATCCCATTCCAGAAAGCGTTCAAACATATTTGGATTGTATTAAGGCGGAAAATGTTGGGGGAGATCTCAAGACTTATCCTGGGTCCCCATTTATTCTGGCTCGACTGTTGAGACCGCAAGATCGCCTGAAGTTATTTGAACTTCATCCCAAAGAGATTGATATTCTTCGCCATAACATTGGAGAACTGAAGCAATCAAAACAGATTGATATTTATGCTGAAGATAGTTTTAGCAGACTGAAGGGCTTACTACCGCCTCCCAGTAGGCGCGGTTTAGTACTCATTGATCCTTCTTATGAAGACAAGCAGGATTATCGGTATTTAGAGCTTGCAATCGAAGAAGCATTACAGCGTTTTGCTACTGGCTGTTACGCAGTCTGGTATCCGATTCTTTCCAGAAGAGAATCTATCGCTCTACCTGATCGCATGAAAAAGATTTGCGCCGCTCATCAGCGCTCTTGGCTTCATACTGAGTTGCGTGTTGAGAATGCACCTGGTGAACGGCGCCTTCAAGCGAGTGGCATGTTCATTATTAATCCACCGTGGACACTAGAAAAGCATCTCGCTGATGCACTACCCACTTTAACCAAGGCTCTAGGTATTGATGGTGGAGCGCAATTCTTACTCAAGAGTTTTGAGGCATAA
- a CDS encoding heme-binding protein: protein MAIEEPKYSVLEKAPPFELRSYAPMILAEVQVEGDLDEASGQGFRLIAAYIFGQNQVSEKIAMTTPVAVEEQPAKSAKIAMTTPVNIESKAGQWVVSFVMPSEYTMETLPKPLNSKVQIRQIPAVKRAVITFSGFYNSQKVAERVLELEEWMKTHNLSANGSPKFARYNPPWTLPFMRRNEIMIDVRD, encoded by the coding sequence ATGGCAATTGAAGAACCAAAATATTCCGTGCTTGAAAAGGCGCCCCCATTTGAACTTCGATCTTATGCGCCGATGATTTTGGCTGAGGTTCAGGTTGAGGGCGATCTCGATGAAGCATCAGGTCAAGGCTTTCGGCTCATTGCTGCTTATATCTTTGGCCAAAACCAAGTTAGTGAAAAAATTGCGATGACTACTCCAGTTGCGGTAGAGGAGCAGCCTGCTAAAAGTGCCAAGATAGCCATGACCACCCCAGTCAATATTGAGAGTAAGGCTGGGCAATGGGTGGTTTCATTTGTCATGCCCTCTGAATACACTATGGAAACGCTACCGAAGCCCCTCAATTCAAAGGTGCAGATCAGGCAAATTCCTGCAGTCAAAAGAGCGGTGATTACCTTCTCAGGTTTTTATAACAGTCAAAAAGTCGCCGAGAGAGTCTTAGAGTTAGAAGAGTGGATGAAGACACACAATCTATCAGCGAATGGCTCACCAAAATTCGCCCGCTATAACCCGCCTTGGACACTACCGTTCATGCGTCGCAACGAGATCATGATTGATGTGCGCGACTGA
- a CDS encoding LD-carboxypeptidase, translating to MNSIHLVAPSGASLDEKSPLAGMAWLKSQGMAIHNPDCVHRVHERFAGSDAERLNELNHLATLDTKQIVMAMRGGYGIHRLLSDIQWNAIAQAVKGGLQICGHSDFTSFELGLLAKTGAITLSGPMLNYDFGRIDENGKPIPPDEFMWKHFLSAIQERKLDCTINASQAFLGQVDSGSITGMLWGGNLTVLASLIGTSYLPSSTQTKGGILFLEDVNEHPYRLERTLMQLLDAGVLGNQAAVLLGGFSAYRLYDNDKGYTLERAVEAIRHRLAKSIPILTDLPFGHQANKLTLPVGASATLQYSAAGFNLKASW from the coding sequence TTGAACTCCATCCATCTCGTTGCTCCATCAGGCGCTAGTCTGGATGAGAAGAGCCCCTTAGCGGGGATGGCTTGGTTAAAAAGCCAGGGTATGGCGATTCATAATCCTGATTGTGTTCATCGTGTACACGAGCGTTTTGCTGGAAGTGATGCCGAGCGATTAAATGAGCTCAATCACTTAGCCACATTAGATACGAAGCAAATTGTGATGGCAATGCGTGGTGGTTATGGTATTCATCGTTTGCTGTCTGATATTCAATGGAATGCAATTGCTCAAGCAGTGAAGGGTGGGCTCCAGATTTGTGGGCATAGCGACTTCACCAGTTTTGAGTTGGGTCTCTTGGCTAAGACGGGCGCGATTACTTTATCTGGCCCTATGCTCAATTATGACTTTGGCAGAATCGATGAGAATGGCAAGCCAATTCCTCCAGATGAATTCATGTGGAAGCATTTCTTATCTGCCATACAAGAAAGAAAACTCGATTGCACTATTAATGCATCTCAAGCATTCTTGGGGCAAGTAGATTCAGGTTCAATTACTGGAATGCTGTGGGGTGGAAATCTCACGGTGCTAGCCAGTCTTATCGGAACATCTTACCTGCCATCAAGCACCCAAACCAAGGGCGGTATTTTATTTTTAGAGGATGTGAATGAGCATCCCTATCGGCTGGAAAGAACCTTGATGCAGTTATTGGATGCTGGTGTACTGGGTAATCAGGCAGCAGTATTACTAGGGGGTTTCTCAGCATATCGTTTATATGACAACGATAAAGGCTATACGCTTGAGCGTGCAGTTGAGGCTATTCGTCATCGCCTAGCAAAATCCATTCCTATTTTGACTGATCTACCATTTGGCCATCAAGCCAATAAACTTACTCTACCCGTTGGAGCAAGTGCCACTCTTCAGTACAGTGCTGCAGGCTTTAATCTTAAGGCAAGCTGGTGA
- the tadA gene encoding tRNA adenosine(34) deaminase TadA — protein MNQAELDHQFMEQAIEQAQLAATANEVPVGAVLVRDGKVISRGFNQPISHHDPSAHAEMLALREAARVEANYRLPGTTLYVTLEPCAMCSGAILHARVERLVFGALDPKTGAAGSVLDVFSSKEINHQTSVEGGVMSEECGQLLRSFFKERR, from the coding sequence ATGAATCAAGCTGAACTTGATCATCAGTTTATGGAGCAAGCGATTGAGCAAGCTCAATTAGCTGCTACTGCAAATGAGGTGCCGGTTGGTGCAGTTTTAGTACGCGACGGTAAGGTCATTTCTAGGGGATTTAATCAACCTATCTCGCATCATGATCCTAGTGCGCATGCCGAGATGCTGGCTCTGAGAGAAGCGGCAAGGGTAGAAGCAAATTATCGCCTTCCAGGCACTACCCTATATGTAACCCTAGAGCCTTGTGCAATGTGCTCAGGCGCCATCCTGCATGCCAGGGTAGAGCGGCTTGTCTTTGGCGCACTAGATCCTAAAACAGGTGCCGCTGGAAGTGTTTTGGATGTATTCTCTTCAAAAGAAATTAATCATCAAACCAGCGTTGAGGGTGGCGTCATGAGTGAAGAGTGTGGTCAATTACTGCGCAGCTTCTTTAAGGAGCGACGTTGA
- the queD gene encoding 6-carboxytetrahydropterin synthase QueD, with the protein MTSKQAAISITRRLEFDSGHRIPNHDGQCKHLHGHRYAIEVTLTGEVADHPGKADDGMVLDFGDIKKLTNEHVVEPWDHAFLVAKEDQGLVAFLATLPNHKTVIMEHVPTVENLANAAFAILQPVFAKAFSGRLELSAIRLYETPNCWADVHPT; encoded by the coding sequence ATGACTAGTAAACAAGCTGCTATCTCCATTACCCGCCGTCTTGAGTTTGACTCAGGTCATCGCATTCCAAATCATGATGGGCAATGCAAGCATTTGCATGGGCATCGCTATGCAATCGAGGTGACCTTGACTGGTGAGGTAGCAGATCATCCTGGCAAAGCCGATGATGGCATGGTCTTAGATTTTGGTGATATCAAAAAGCTCACCAATGAACATGTTGTTGAACCATGGGATCATGCATTTTTAGTGGCTAAAGAAGATCAAGGTTTGGTGGCATTCTTGGCGACATTGCCAAATCATAAAACCGTCATCATGGAGCATGTTCCTACTGTCGAGAATCTGGCAAATGCTGCATTCGCTATTTTGCAGCCTGTCTTTGCTAAAGCATTTAGTGGTCGTCTTGAGCTCTCAGCAATTCGTCTATATGAAACTCCAAATTGTTGGGCTGACGTTCACCCTACTTAA
- the queE gene encoding 7-carboxy-7-deazaguanine synthase — protein sequence MYTVKELFPTLQGEGAHAGRAAIFCRFAGCNLWSGREEDRASAVCQFCDTDFVGSDGVGGGKFETANNLAKDIETAWRSTSAGPQQRYVVFTGGEPLLQLDEELITVLHQKGFEVAIETNGTIKVPKGVDWVCVSPKAGSDLIVLQANELKLVVPQAGHDSVENLMARFEKMDYRNRFLQPMDGPNLKSNTELAVGLCQKRPLWRLSIQSHKLIGIR from the coding sequence ATGTATACCGTTAAAGAACTATTTCCAACCTTACAAGGTGAGGGCGCTCACGCTGGACGTGCTGCTATTTTTTGCCGTTTTGCCGGGTGCAATCTATGGAGTGGTCGTGAAGAGGATCGTGCTTCAGCAGTCTGTCAATTTTGCGATACCGATTTTGTCGGTAGTGATGGTGTTGGTGGTGGAAAATTTGAGACTGCCAATAATTTAGCAAAGGATATAGAGACTGCTTGGAGAAGTACTTCGGCAGGCCCGCAGCAACGTTATGTAGTGTTTACTGGTGGTGAACCACTCTTGCAGTTAGATGAAGAGCTCATCACCGTGCTTCATCAAAAAGGTTTTGAGGTGGCGATTGAAACCAACGGCACCATCAAGGTTCCAAAAGGAGTTGACTGGGTTTGTGTTAGTCCAAAGGCAGGGTCTGATCTGATTGTGTTGCAGGCAAACGAACTCAAGTTGGTGGTTCCGCAAGCTGGACATGATTCTGTAGAAAATCTAATGGCCCGTTTTGAGAAGATGGACTACCGCAATCGCTTCTTGCAACCCATGGATGGACCAAACCTGAAAAGCAATACAGAGCTGGCAGTGGGTTTGTGCCAAAAACGTCCCTTGTGGAGACTGAGTATTCAATCGCATAAACTGATTGGAATCCGATAA
- a CDS encoding ferritin-like domain-containing protein has product MTELRQATLEILAITDAQIKASRVFQLFDEYHKQLVDINPAALLNSQDLALPGRPQRPELIPPLQVPKRKMDSVEGRVALLHSLAHIEFNAINLALDAIWRFPNMPQQYYEDWLRVAKEEAYHFTLVNEYIQSFGFSYGDFSAHNSLWEMVERTQDSVIARMALVPRTMEARGLDAVPMIRDRFKQIKELGAVDILEIILRDEIGHVAIGNHWFNFLCEKDNLSPITAYRDLAKKYSAPKLRGPFNFEARKQAGFTAEELSLLGV; this is encoded by the coding sequence ATGACTGAGTTACGCCAAGCCACTCTTGAAATACTGGCCATTACCGATGCGCAAATAAAGGCAAGCCGAGTTTTTCAATTATTTGACGAATATCACAAGCAACTCGTCGACATAAATCCTGCTGCACTATTGAATAGTCAAGATCTGGCTTTGCCTGGGCGCCCACAACGGCCTGAATTGATTCCACCTCTTCAGGTTCCCAAAAGAAAAATGGATAGCGTCGAGGGAAGGGTGGCTTTATTGCATTCACTAGCCCATATCGAATTTAATGCGATTAATCTTGCCTTAGACGCGATTTGGCGTTTTCCTAACATGCCTCAGCAATACTATGAAGATTGGCTCAGAGTTGCCAAAGAAGAGGCTTACCACTTCACACTAGTGAACGAATATATCCAATCCTTTGGATTTTCTTATGGTGATTTTTCTGCACACAATAGTTTGTGGGAAATGGTAGAGAGAACACAAGACTCAGTCATTGCTCGGATGGCGCTTGTTCCGCGCACCATGGAAGCTAGGGGCCTAGATGCCGTACCCATGATTCGAGATCGTTTCAAGCAAATTAAAGAGCTCGGCGCAGTAGATATTCTAGAGATCATTCTCCGAGATGAAATCGGTCATGTTGCCATTGGTAATCATTGGTTCAATTTCTTATGCGAGAAAGACAATCTCTCGCCAATTACCGCCTATAGAGATCTAGCAAAAAAATATTCCGCACCCAAATTACGGGGGCCATTTAATTTCGAGGCTCGTAAGCAAGCAGGATTTACTGCTGAAGAGCTCAGTTTGCTTGGGGTATAG
- a CDS encoding alternative oxidase, which produces MSHYQPINFSDRVALFFTKSMRFFADTFFQKRYGHRAVVLETVAGVPGMVSGMWTHLTSLRKMKTGYGPKIRTLLDEAENERMHLMTFIEIAKPNAFERFLVLTAQAVFWNMFFVIYVFFPRTAHRIVGYFEEEAVYSYTEYLREIDNGSLPNIPAPKIAIDYWNLSADATLRDVVIAVREDEAKHRDVNHEFASEYDR; this is translated from the coding sequence ATGAGTCACTACCAACCTATTAATTTCTCCGACCGGGTGGCCCTTTTCTTTACAAAAAGTATGCGTTTTTTTGCAGATACTTTTTTCCAAAAAAGATATGGTCACCGCGCAGTCGTTCTTGAGACCGTTGCAGGCGTTCCTGGCATGGTTTCTGGGATGTGGACGCATCTGACCAGTTTGCGCAAGATGAAAACAGGATATGGTCCCAAGATTCGTACTTTGTTGGATGAAGCGGAAAATGAAAGAATGCACTTAATGACTTTCATTGAGATTGCTAAGCCAAATGCCTTTGAGCGCTTTTTAGTCCTGACTGCGCAAGCAGTATTTTGGAATATGTTTTTTGTTATCTACGTTTTTTTTCCAAGAACAGCTCATCGTATTGTTGGATATTTTGAAGAAGAAGCGGTTTATTCCTATACAGAATATTTACGTGAAATTGATAATGGAAGCTTACCTAATATCCCTGCGCCAAAAATTGCCATTGATTATTGGAACTTATCTGCAGACGCTACATTGCGTGATGTGGTGATTGCAGTCCGAGAGGATGAGGCAAAGCATCGCGACGTGAATCATGAGTTTGCTAGCGAATACGACCGTTAG
- a CDS encoding NAD(P)/FAD-dependent oxidoreductase, whose translation MTKEHRIVIVGGGAGGLELATKLGDRFRSRNSGSKKVSVILVDKNRTHLWKPKLHEVAAGSMDLADQELDYIAQAHWHHFSFRLGELTGIDRVNRQIQVAPFYDDAGVLITPQQTIQYDTLIISIGSLTNDFGTPGVEQYAQRLESLVDAKRFHLRLINACLRAQAQTKPLEAHQLQVVIIGAGATGVELAAELHRTTRAIISFGMDRVDPEKDLKVILIEAAPKILPALSARISSAAEKLLTDLGVEVMTNAKVKEIQSDRVCLSSGVEIPAELIVWAAGVKAPDFLNGIGGLESNRANQLLVLPTLQTTLDPHIFAMGDCAACPWPEANNGKGGIVPPRAQAAHQQASHLFSQINQIMDGKPLRPYQYRDFGSLVSLGEYSSVGSMMGGLIGGSLMVEGLFAKLMYISLYKLHQLALHGWVKVALDTISRLIHRRTHSIVKLH comes from the coding sequence ATGACTAAAGAACATCGAATCGTGATTGTGGGAGGTGGTGCTGGCGGTCTAGAGCTCGCAACCAAACTCGGCGATCGTTTTCGCTCCCGTAACAGTGGCTCTAAAAAAGTATCCGTTATTTTGGTGGATAAGAATCGTACCCATCTATGGAAGCCAAAACTGCATGAGGTTGCTGCAGGCTCTATGGATCTTGCCGATCAAGAGCTAGACTACATTGCGCAAGCACACTGGCATCATTTTAGTTTTCGCTTAGGTGAGTTAACCGGTATAGATAGAGTCAACCGACAAATTCAGGTGGCCCCTTTTTATGATGACGCGGGTGTATTGATTACGCCTCAGCAAACGATTCAATACGACACCCTAATTATTTCTATTGGTAGCTTAACGAATGATTTTGGTACCCCGGGCGTTGAACAATATGCTCAAAGGCTTGAGTCTCTTGTAGATGCAAAGCGCTTTCACTTACGTTTGATCAATGCTTGTCTTAGGGCGCAAGCTCAAACCAAGCCTTTGGAAGCCCATCAATTACAGGTTGTCATTATTGGGGCTGGTGCTACTGGAGTAGAGTTAGCCGCAGAATTACATCGCACTACGCGTGCGATTATTTCTTTTGGCATGGATCGCGTGGATCCCGAGAAAGATCTCAAAGTCATTTTGATTGAGGCTGCTCCTAAGATATTGCCTGCACTCTCTGCAAGAATCTCCAGCGCGGCTGAAAAATTACTCACCGATCTTGGCGTTGAAGTCATGACTAATGCTAAGGTAAAAGAAATCCAGTCTGATCGAGTATGTTTATCTAGTGGCGTAGAAATTCCAGCTGAATTAATTGTGTGGGCGGCTGGGGTTAAGGCGCCAGACTTTTTGAATGGGATTGGCGGCTTAGAAAGTAATCGTGCTAATCAACTGTTGGTATTACCAACCTTACAAACTACCCTTGACCCTCATATTTTTGCAATGGGAGACTGTGCTGCATGTCCATGGCCAGAGGCGAATAATGGCAAGGGCGGCATTGTTCCTCCTAGAGCTCAGGCAGCCCATCAACAAGCCTCACATCTCTTTTCCCAAATCAATCAAATCATGGACGGCAAGCCGCTGCGACCTTATCAATATCGCGATTTTGGCTCGCTCGTATCCTTGGGCGAATACAGTAGTGTGGGCAGCATGATGGGAGGTTTGATTGGCGGTAGTCTGATGGTGGAAGGTTTGTTTGCAAAGCTGATGTACATCAGCCTATACAAACTTCATCAACTGGCCCTGCATGGCTGGGTTAAGGTGGCTTTAGACACGATCAGCCGTTTAATCCACCGTAGAACGCATTCTATCGTCAAGCTTCACTGA
- a CDS encoding TspO/MBR family protein: protein MLNKKMVVPFVWGLSIAILGGLATDLGPWYHALKEPFWKPPDFLFGPIWSTIFILSGIAWVGVKHLTSDTLILSRLNIFFWLNALLNLLWSILYFRFQRPDWSLYEAVFLWLSVLAIFLTIRKISTKYSLYILPYLVWVSIAIVLNWDTVRLNGPFA, encoded by the coding sequence ATGTTGAATAAGAAAATGGTCGTGCCATTTGTGTGGGGCCTATCCATAGCGATTCTGGGCGGCTTGGCAACGGATTTGGGGCCTTGGTACCACGCTTTAAAAGAGCCTTTTTGGAAACCCCCTGATTTTTTATTTGGTCCCATTTGGTCTACTATTTTTATTCTTTCAGGTATCGCTTGGGTAGGGGTAAAACACTTGACCTCGGATACTTTGATTCTCAGTCGCCTGAATATTTTCTTTTGGCTCAATGCACTTCTGAATTTACTGTGGAGCATTTTGTATTTTCGTTTTCAAAGACCTGATTGGTCTTTATATGAAGCCGTGTTTTTATGGCTTTCAGTGCTAGCTATTTTTCTGACAATCAGAAAAATTTCTACTAAATATAGCTTATATATCTTGCCGTATTTAGTATGGGTCAGTATTGCGATTGTTTTAAATTGGGATACAGTTCGACTGAATGGCCCCTTTGCCTAA